From one Parambassis ranga chromosome 5, fParRan2.1, whole genome shotgun sequence genomic stretch:
- the aco1 gene encoding cytoplasmic aconitate hydratase, with amino-acid sequence MSETVKNPFQHLVEPLDPKDPTRQFFNLTKLKDARYDRLPFSIRVLLESAVRTCDEFLVKRSDVENILNWKHTQTQTVEVPFRPARVILQDFTGVPAVVDFAAMRDAVMKLGGDPEKINPVCPADLVIDHSIQVDFNRKSDSLQKNQDLEFERNRERFQFLKWGSKAFRNMRIIPPGSGIVHQVNLEYLARVVFDHEGFFYPDSLVGTDSHTTMIDGLGVLGWGVGGIEAEAVMLGQPISMVLPEVIGYKLHGTPDKLITSTDIVLTVTKHLRQVGVVGKFVEFFGPGVAQLSIADRATVANMCPEYGATAAFFPVDDISIQYLEQTGRESEKLAYITKYLKAVAMFRDYNNVSQDPDFTQVVHLDLSTVVPCCSGPKRPQDRIPVSDMKEDFKSCLTAKQGFKGFQVAPDRHSTVVPFQFNGKEYTLSHGSVVIAAITSCTNTSNPSVMLGAGLLAKKAIECGLSVKPYIKTSLSPGSGVVTYYLKESGVMDYLSQLGFEVVGYGCMTCIGNSGPLPEPVVEAITQGDLVAAGVLSGNRNFEGRVHPNTRANYLASPPLVIAYAIAGTVRIDFENEPVAINSEGKEIFLRDIWPTREEIQAVERTFVIPSMFKIVYEKIEKVNERWNSLVAPSDKLYTWDPKSTYIKSPPFFDGLVMQLQPPKSINKAHVLLNLSDSVTTDHISPAGNIARTSAAARYLTSRGLTARDYNSYGSRRGNDAVMARGTFANIRLFNKFLNKQAPQTIHLPTGETLDVFDAAERYQQSGVPLIVLAGKEYGSGSSRDWAAKGPFLLGIKAVLAESYERIHRSNLVGMGVIPLEYLQGDTAESLGLTGRERYTIIIPEQLTPRMLVDIKLDTGKTFQVRMRFDTDVELAYFHHGGILNYMIRKMSQN; translated from the exons atgtCTGAGACTGTAAAAAATCCTTTTCAACACCTAGTTGAGCCTCTGGACCCTAAAGATCCAACACGGCAGTTTTTCAATCTCACCAAACTTAAAGATGCCAGATATG ACCGTCTGCCGTTCTCCATCCGGGTCCTTCTGGAGTCAGCTGTCAGGACCTGCGATGAGTTTCTAGTGAAGCGTTCGGATGTGGAGAACATCCTCAACTGGAAGCACACCCAGACTCAAACTGTGGAGGTGCCATTCAGGCCAGCTCGTGTCATCCTCCAAGACTTCAC GGGTGTTCCTGCTGTAGTGGACTTTGCTGCCATGCGTGATGCAGTGATGAAACTAGGTGGTGATCCAGAAAAGATTAATCCAGTTTGCCCTGCTGACCTTGTCATCGACCATTCCATTCAAGTGGACTTTAACAGAAA GTCTGATAGCCTTCAGAAAAACCAGGACTTGGAGTTTGAACGCAACAGAGAaagatttcagtttttaaag TGGGGCTCTAAAGCCTTCAGGAACATGCGAATCATTCCTCCTGGTTCAGGAATCGTTCACCAGGTGAACCTGGAGTACTTGGCCCGGGTGGTGTTTGACCACGAGGGGTTCTTCTaccctgacagcctggtgggcACTGATTCCCACACCACCATGATTGATGGCCTGGGTGTATTGGGCTGGG GTGTGGGTGGAATTGAAGCAGAGGCTGTCATGCTGGGTCAGCCTATCAGCATGGTGCTGCCTGAAGTGATAGGTTACAAGCTGCACGGGACCCCAGACAAGCTCATCACCTCCACTGACATTGTCCTCACCGTTACCAAG CACCTCCGCCAGGTGGGCGTAGTTGGGAAGTTTGTGGAGTTCTTCGGCCCGGGTGTGGCGCAGCTGTCCATTGCTGACAGAGCCACCGTCGCCAACATGTGTCCAGAATATGGAGCCACAGCAGCTTTTTTCCCTGTGGATGACATCAGCATTCAGTATCTGGAGCAGACAG GACGAGAATCGGAGAAGCTGGCCTACATCACAAAGTACCTGAAGGCAGTTGCCATGTTCAGAGattataataatgtttcacAGGATCCAGATTTCACTCAG GTTGTACACTTGGATCTCAGCACTGTGGTTCCATGCTGCAGCGGACCCAAAAGACCTCAGGACAGAATCCCTGTTTCTGACATGAAAGAAGATTTCAAAAGCTGCCTAACAGCAAAG CAAGGATTCAAAGGTTTCCAGGTGGCCCCTGACCGTCACAGCACTGTAGTCCCCTTCCAGTTCAATGGAAAAGAGTATACACTGAGTCACGGTTCAGTGGTCATCGCTGCCATCACCAGCTGCACCAACACCAGCAACCCGTCTGTCATGCTCGGAGCAG GACTCCTTGCCAAAAAGGCAATAGAGTGTGGTTTGAGTGTGAAGCCGTACATAAAGACCAGCCTGTCCCCTGGCAGTGGAGTGGTCACATACTACCTGAAGGAAAGTGGAGTAATGGACTACCTCTCTCAGCTGGG CTTTGAAGTCGTTGGCTACGGTTGCATGACATGTATAGGCAACAGTGGTCCACTCCCAGAGCCTGTGGTAGAGGCCATAACACAG GGGGATCTGGTTGCTGCAGGCGTCCTGTCTGGAAACAGAAACTTCGAAGGGCGAGTCCACCCCAACACCAGAGCCAACTACCTAGCTTCTCCTCCACTCGTCATAGCCTATGCAATAGCTGGTACTGTGAGGATAGACTTTGAGAATGAGCCTGTTG CCATTAACTCAGAAGGCAAAGAGATCTTCCTGAGGGACATCTGGCCCACAAGGGAGGAGATCCAGGCTGTGGAGAGAACATTTGTCATCCCATCTATGTTCAAGATAGTCTATGAAAAGATTGAG aaagtGAATGAACGTTGGAACTCACTGGTGGCTCCCTCTGACAAGCTGTACACCTGGGACCCCAAGTCCACCTACATCAAATCTCCACCATTCTTTGATGGCTTG GtcatgcagctgcagcctcctaAGTCTATAAACAAAGCCCATGTGCTGCTGAATCTCAGCGATTCAGTCACCACGGATCACATTTCTCCTGCAGGGAACATTGCCAGGACCAGCGCCGCAGCACGCTACTTGACCAGCAGAGG TTTGACTGCTCGAGACTACAACTCCTATGGCTCCCGTAGAGGTAACGACGCCGTCATGGCCAGAGGGACCTTTGCCAACATACGCCTCTTCAACAAGTTCCTCAACAAGCAGGCACCACAAACCATTCACCTGCCAACTGGAGAAACG CTGGATGTGTTTGATGCTGCAGAGAGGTACCAGCAGTCCGGCGTCCCTCTAATAGTACTGGCAGGGAAGGAGTATGGCTCAGGAAGCTCCAGAGACTGGGCAGCAAAGGGCCCCTTCCTGCTG GGTATTAAGGCTGTTCTGGCAGAGAGCTATGAGCGCATCCACCGCAGTAACCTGGTGGGCATGGGTGTGATTCCTCTGGAGTACCTACAAGGAGACACCGCTGAGAGTCTGGGGCTGACCGGCAGAGAGCGTTATACCATCATCATTCCTGAGCAGCTCACGCCAAGGATGCTCGTTGACATCAAG CTCGACACAGGGAAAACATTCCAAGTGAGGATGAGGTTCGACACGGACGTGGAGCTGGCATATTTCCACCATGGAGGAATCCTCAACTACATGATCCGAAAAATGTCTCAAAACTAA